TCGTTTTTTGACTAATGAAAAAACTATCAAACCAAACGGTCGATAAAAACTGCTTCAACTCTCAAATTGAATCTACTTCATATATGAAGTCATAATTAAAACTGTTTTGACCGGAGGCGAAGCTCTATCAAACGGCCCTGACTCTTGAGCGTTGATCCGTGACATGTTGAATTATTTAGCAGTGCACGAAAAAAAACCCCGGTACGGCGTAGGCGACCACGAGAAGCCCGTCCGGTCGGTCAGCTTGGACCGGGTCGGCCGCTGTTTCGCGAAGGCCTCGTACCGACATGCGTTGCGCGTTTGCCGCGACGAGCCGCCATTGTTTTTCAATGCGCGTGCACCGAGGCGCCGCCCGCCGGCTCGCGCGGCAGGGTGACCGTTCCGGCTTCGGCATGACCTTCCGGCGGCGGTCCGCACGAGGGCGGAGGATCCGCGCGGTACGGAGCGCGAGCGCGAGGCCGCGGAACGAGGCGCGCGTCGTGTCGACGTCGCGCGGGCGCCGTGCGCGGCGCGCCTGTGCTGCTGTGCTACACCGTACACCTCGCGATTCGCTGCAGGAGAGTGCACTTTCGAAGGCTTTCCGGCGCGTGATATCCTTCGACTCGTAATGGCCGGCCCATTGCGGAGAACGTGACCCGGAACTGGGCCTCATGTCGCCGCCTTTCACTTTCTCCCTTTTCCACTAAGAATTTTTGACCTTTTATATTATAGTTTTAGCGAAGTGGTTCCTGACTTCACGTAGAAAAAAACTGGTGACGGGCTGTTCACCTTTTCAACTTTACACTGGAATGGAATCCAAATGTTTTTTCGAAAGGCAATGGAATCTAAATGTGTCCAGAGGCGCTCAAGCTTTTCATACTCGATGGAGACTATTTTTTTTAACCGAGTGATTATCCGATGTTAACCATGAAACTATCAAGAACAGAGGTCCACAGGCCGAGGATTCTACAAGTCGACTAAGATTGTATGGCCAAAGTAAGAAAAACATTGGGACGGAAGATAGCCGAGGCAACCCCTACTCCCCCGTCCCTAGATAACTTTTTTTTATGCCATaagtttaattaaatttatagaaaatacgtggaacatttgtatctccaaataaatttattataaaaatatattcaacaatCTATCTAATAATTTAGGGCCAAGCTACTGACAAATTTGGGCATTACGCCCCTAAATAACATAAGCTTATGCACTCGTACGACGAGCACATCTCTCTAATTTACTATAATTAATTTTCCTACTATTTTTGAATATGAATGTTTTTTACACAGATAGTAAACTTCCATTAATCACTAGTTACAGGGCTTTCAATCATTCATTTATATCGACACGAATTGCGATGGTAAGAATCACCTTTGCGTCTTCCGGACACAAAGTATATATGATATATCCATGACCAGCTGCTTATCTCATATCCCTGtattagactatctccaacgagAAAGACCATACCAAAGACCAATTCTAGAATTTAGGTGACGCACAGTGAATGAGTGTGATACCCAAATTCCTCCGTTTCCAACGGCGAAGGCAAATATCTTCGGTTCTCTCTCCCACGCGGgcatggcgacggcgacgacatGGGGCGACGGCGCGCTCTGGCGCTGGCGCGGCGCCCGGAtccggcccccctccctctccttcttcttccccgagcccggcggagctcgcgcccgcgtccggcccccctccctctccttctccttcttcgcgCCCGCGGTTCGGCGGAGCTCGCGTCTGGCGGAGGTCGCGCCCGGCCGagctcgcgcccgcgccggcggATCTCGCGCCCGCGGCTTGGTGGAGCTCGCCCCCGCGGCCCGGCCGAGCTCGCGCCCGGAtccggccccctccctctccttcttcttccccgagcccggcggagctcgcgcccgcgtccagccccctccctctccttctccttcttcgcgCCCGCGGTTCGGCGGAGCTCGCATCCGGCGGAGGTCGCGCCCGGCCGagctcgcgcccgcgcccgcggctcGGCGGAACTCGCCCCCGCGGCCCGGCCGAGCTCGCGCCCGGATCcagcccccctccctctccttcttcttccccgagcccgacggagctcgcgcccgtgtccggccccctccctctccttctccttcttcgcgCCTGCggctcggcggagctcgcgcccgcagcccggccgagctcgcgcccgcgccggcAGATCTCGCGCCCGCGGCTCGGCGGAGCTCTTGCGTCGTCTTGCCCTGACGGCCACGCCCTGCCCCGACGGCTCCCACCATTTGCGTCGTCTCTCTTCGAAACGCAGATTTGCCTTACCAATCGCAGAGGACCCAGAATGGGTAGCTGGTTTCGGTCCTCCGTTGGAGGAGTGTTTTGGTACCCAAAAACACTGTGCCGAACGCATTTTTACGTTTAGGTCGTTCGTCGGAGACAGTCTTAGGGCGGATCAGGTCTGAAACACACGTGAGGACATATGATCCACGTGGCGTCATTGGTCTTCTTGTAATCCCTCGATAGATACACGTTCCGGTCCAAATATTTGTATCTGCTCCAATCTACTCGCCAAATTATGCCCATTTTTAAGTAGCTGGACACCTGCAGAATACTGCGTCCTTTTGCTGTGCATTACAAGATATATACTTAAAGCTCGCTATAGAGACCAAATTATGCAAAGCAGCAAGCAAATTGAAGTAGTATTACTAGTCAGCACAGTTTGTGCACTTTGGGTGGGCGAACCAATTTGCCGGAATGGGTCCAGGAACGAGACGTGTCAACATCCCATGGTTCATTCCTACCAATTTCATCAACAAAGAACAGCGCAAACGTGTGACGAATACGAGGGTGGTGGCTGATGATCACAGCCATGAGCCATCATAAAGCGCCAGCCGTCTTACGAAATCGTTCAGAATCCACTGGTAAGTGAGCGGCACTCGCCTACCGGGCACCGGTCGCGCCATCGACCTCTTCTTGGTTGCTTATCGGCAGTGGCAGATGTAGGATGGGAATAAAGGGGACTAAATAATAAAGATTTAAGTCTAGAGATAGAGATTAATAATGATTTAAGACTAAATAACTATGATCTAATAAAGAAATCAGACTCACTTGGTCTGTAGCCCGGCTTATCGGGGACAAAGCTTTGGTACGTGGATTCGACACTCAAATGATCCAATGCGGTTTTGGCCCAGGCAAAGGTGCAAGGCCATGTTCAACACGTGAAGTCGGGAACGCAATTTCAGCGAAGGAAGCATGGGATTTCCATTTCTTTTTGGCGAACCAATCAAGCCTCCTGGAACCAGTAATGTCACCACTTAAATTTCGAGGACTGGATAAACGGAAAGCAATATTTATTTCTGGTCATAAACGCGTAGTTTCTCAGAATGGAGTTCATTTATGGCCATTATGTAAATCTAGCTGTTCAATTCAACTcgcagtttttttaaaaaaaaatggagAGTGCTACCATAGCAGTAGGAAACCAGCCAGACCTGCCAGAACAATCTGCCTGCTCAGCCCGCCCGGTGGTGGGCCCAGCTCTCAGGTCAGCACGCGAAACAACACGGCATTTGTTCCAAAACAGGTCTCGGCCGCAGCCGGAGTCCAACGCACCAGCACGGCACCGTTCCCCAGGCAGTCTCTGGAGTCTGAACCCAACCACCCACCCGGCACGCCGGGTCGCCGGCAGGTGCGCCAGCGCGCACGCACCGTCGCGCTATGCACACTCCCGTCCCCGCCCATCGGATCCTCTGCCCTCTCCGGAGAGGAAACCCCATTCCGATTCCCATCCAGGTCCTCGTGCCACCTGTTTGTTGCCTCCTATTCCCGTCCCTCTCGCCCGGCCCCGGAGGCCCCACCAACCCCCAGCGGCGCAACCTCCCAACCCCCGAATAAATCCCGCCCGCGAATTACCCAGCTCCCCGAGGCCCATTCCGCGAAACGCGCACGGGAGTGTTTAGGGTTTTTCTCCCCCGCACGCCAGAGACGCCACCTCCGCCCACACAACAACAAGGCAGACGCGGCCGCGTCCCACACAACCCCCAGAAACGGACGCCACCCCactccgcctcgcctcgctccggcccggcccggcccggctcCTCGCCACCCCAGCCGACGCCGCGATGCGGTCGCCGCCACTTCCGCCGTGGCGGCCCCGGCGCCTCCATTCCGCGCTCCCCGTGCTCCTACTCGTCGTCGCGGCGCTGGCGGCGTGGGCGGGGGCCGACGACCTCGCGAGCGACGCGCGGGCGCTCCTGGCGTTCCGTGACGCCGTGGGGCGGCGCCTGTCGTGGAACGCCTCGGACGTCGCGGGCGCGTGCTCGTGGACGGGGGTCACCTGCGAGAACGGCCGCGTGGCGGTGCTGCGGCTCCCCGGGGCGACGCTCTCGGGGGTGGTCCCCGCGGGGACGCTCGGGAACCTGACGGCGCTCCACACGCTCAGCCTCCGCCTCAACGGGCTCTCCGGCGCGCTCCCGGCCGacctcgcctccgccgccgcgcttCGGAACGTCTTCCTCAACGGGAACAGGCTGTCAGGCCGGTTCCCGCAGGCGATTCTCGCGCTCCCGGGGCTCGTCAGGCTCTCGCTCGGCGAGAACGACCTGTCGGGGCCCATCCCGGCGGAGCTCGGCAACCTCACGCACCTCAGGGTCCTGCTTCTTGAGAATAATCGCTTTTCCGGCGAGATTTCGGATGTGAAGCTACCGCCGCTGCAGCAGTTCAATGTCTCGTTCAACCAGCTCAACGGATCCATCCCGGCCTCACTTCGGTCGCAGCCGCGCTCCGCGTTTCTGGGGACGGGCTTGTGCGGCGGACCCTTGGGGCCTTGCCCTGGCGAGGTTTCCCCTTCCCCTGCTCCAGCGGGGCAGACACCGTCGCCGACGCCTGTTCCCACTggcagcggcggtggtggcggcggcggcagtagcGGCGGCACCAACAGTGGAAGTGGGGGAGGAAATGGCCATAAGAGCAAGAAGCTCTCCGGTGGCGCCATTGCCGGAATTGCTGTAGGCTCCGCCTTGGGCGCCGcacttctcctcttcctcctcgtctgCCTCTGTCGCAGGTCGGGGGGCACCAGGACGCGGTCTCTGGAGATGCCGCCGCCTGCTccagcgcctgctgctgctgctgccggcgGTAGGAAACCTCTCGAGATGACCAGCGGCGCTGCTGTAGCGCCGTTGATCACAATAGGCCACCCCAACGCTCCTATCGGCCAGTCGACGTCCGGTAAGAAGCTGGTCTTCTTTGGGTCAGCGGCCGCCGTGGCACCTTTCGACCTGGAGGACCTGCTGCGCGCCTCGGCTGAGGTGCTCGGAAAAGGAGCGTTCGGGACGACATACAAGGCAGTGCTCGAGTCCGGGGCAACTGTGGCCGTGAAGCGCCTCAAGGACGTGACTCTGTCTGAACCTGAGTTCCGTGAACGCATTTCTGAGATTGGTGAGCTTCAGCACGAGTTCATTGTGCCACTCCGTGCTTACTACTACAACAAAGATGAAAAGCTACTTGTTTACGACTTCATGCCCATGGGGAGCCTCTCTGCAGTCCTGCACGGTGAGATCTTAACCCCCCATCCCCCAAGTTTCTGTTGCATATTATCTGCTTATGATTGTAGCTTCACCATTTTGCTGTACGTGTGCTTGTGAGTACCATGGGCATTGCATGTTCTTGGGTAGTAGGTGTAGAGTATTGCTTGAGTTTTTTTCATATGTTTAAGACTCATGTTGGTAAGTAGGTACTCCAAATTGTTTTTCCGTTTGAATATTCGTCCTCTCCTGTGAATAGGACTTGATTTTTGTCATGGTCTAAGGAGACCAAGTCAAAATCAGTTGGGATCGAGGTGTTATTTATCTTACTTGATATCCAAAGCACTTGAATTATGTGTGATTATTTACTGGGTATTACTAGGGAAGTTGCATTCAGTTTATGTGTTAACTTCGGTGATGTCAACATGGAAGCTCTAACAAAATATTTGTCATCACGCCTCCCCCTCCACTAATTGGTCGCTTACTAGTTCTCAACTCTCAAGCTGAGAAAGTTTCCAAATCATTAATTACTTGGTTATCTTTGGTTGTATTTTCTTGGATTTTTTTCATTTTAGTTATCTTTGCTCTCTGCTTTACTGGTAGAATATTCTGGATTGATTAAAGAAGACAATCACTTGAGGTCATTATTGTAGTTTGTGAAATGGTACTAATGTAGTTTGCTCTCTGCTTTATTTGATCACGATGTTCTTTATTGCCCTAATGTATTGTCGGCTCAATGTCTTCGTTGACCTTCAAGACGGCAGTTGGTTGTGACTTTGTCTCACTGTCTGGATTTCATTTTGTTTAACAGGTAACAGAAGTTCTGGTCGTACACCACTTAACTGGGAATTAAGGTCAAGCATTGCTCTAGCTGCAGCCCGTGGTGTTGAGTACATCCACTCAATGAGTTCAACGGCTTCCCACGGTAACATCAAGTCATCCAATGTCCTCCTGGGCAAATCATATCAAGCACGTGTATCAGACAATGGCCTTAACACTCTTGTTGGTCCATCATCTTCACCGTCTCGCACCACTGGATATCGTGCACCTGAGGTTATTGATTCCCGGAGGGTTTCCCAGAAGGCAGACGTGTACAGCTTTGGTGTTCTGTTGCTTGAGCTGGTCACGGGCAAGGCCCCCAGCCAGGCTGCTCTCAACGACGAGGGCGTCGACCTGCCCAGATGGGTGCAGTCAGTTAATCGCTCTGAGTGGGGTTCAGAGGTGTTTGATATGGAGGTCATGAGACATCAGACTGGCGAGGAACCGTTGGCTCAGCTCGTGCTGCTTGCTATGGACTGTGTAGCACAAGTCCCAGATGC
This DNA window, taken from Miscanthus floridulus cultivar M001 unplaced genomic scaffold, ASM1932011v1 os_1867_1_2, whole genome shotgun sequence, encodes the following:
- the LOC136534378 gene encoding probable inactive receptor kinase RLK902; the protein is MRSPPLPPWRPRRLHSALPVLLLVVAALAAWAGADDLASDARALLAFRDAVGRRLSWNASDVAGACSWTGVTCENGRVAVLRLPGATLSGVVPAGTLGNLTALHTLSLRLNGLSGALPADLASAAALRNVFLNGNRLSGRFPQAILALPGLVRLSLGENDLSGPIPAELGNLTHLRVLLLENNRFSGEISDVKLPPLQQFNVSFNQLNGSIPASLRSQPRSAFLGTGLCGGPLGPCPGEVSPSPAPAGQTPSPTPVPTGSGGGGGGGSSGGTNSGSGGGNGHKSKKLSGGAIAGIAVGSALGAALLLFLLVCLCRRSGGTRTRSLEMPPPAPAPAAAAAGGRKPLEMTSGAAVAPLITIGHPNAPIGQSTSGKKLVFFGSAAAVAPFDLEDLLRASAEVLGKGAFGTTYKAVLESGATVAVKRLKDVTLSEPEFRERISEIGELQHEFIVPLRAYYYNKDEKLLVYDFMPMGSLSAVLHGNRSSGRTPLNWELRSSIALAAARGVEYIHSMSSTASHGNIKSSNVLLGKSYQARVSDNGLNTLVGPSSSPSRTTGYRAPEVIDSRRVSQKADVYSFGVLLLELVTGKAPSQAALNDEGVDLPRWVQSVNRSEWGSEVFDMEVMRHQTGEEPLAQLVLLAMDCVAQVPDARPSMAHVVMRIEEIKKSSMASNIEQVDDQSSKAESEVQTNPFAA